A window of the Brassica oleracea var. oleracea cultivar TO1000 chromosome C1, BOL, whole genome shotgun sequence genome harbors these coding sequences:
- the LOC106306995 gene encoding GATA transcription factor 7 → MEYVEAFLSDFSVDDLLDLSNTDAFVREKSSSSPREEEREKANSSSDQITLLSPLDDILSLPGSGPKLNAPVGDLEDLEWLSNFVDDSFSDYHDFPVNPVASVEVQRQYVPVKPRSKRRRTNGHLWSLESPYSSLYTAVSTEKKKRGRPKAETSSGDGVQQQTRRCCSHCGVQKTPQWRMGPLGAKTLCNACGVRFKSGRLLPEYRPACSPTFSTEIHSNSHRKVLELRLTKTADQGQG, encoded by the exons ATGGAGTATGTAGAAGCATTCCTCAGTGATTTCTCCGTCGATGACCTTCTTGACTTGTCTAACACGGACGCTTTCGTACGAGAGAAGTCGTCTTCTTCACCAAGAGAAGAAGAACGTGAGAAAGCTAACAGCTCTTCCGACCAAATCACCCTTCTTTCACCTCTCGATGATATCTTATCTCTTCCCGGCTCTGGCCCTAAGCTCAACGCTCCA GTTGGTGATTTGGAAGACCTAGAGTGGCTATCAAATTTCGTGGATGATTCTTTTTCAGATTATCATGACTTTCCAGTGAATCCAGTTGCGTCGGTGGAGGTTCAAAGGCAGTACGTTCCGGTTAAACCCCGAAGCAAACGACGTCGTACTAATGGCCATCTATGGTCTCTGGAGTCACCGTACTCCTCCTTGTACACCGCTGTCTCCACCGAGAAGAAGAAGAGAGGGAGACCGAAGGCAGAGACGTCGTCCGGGGACGGTGTCCAGCAGCAGACGAGGCGGTGCTGCAGCCATTGTGGGGTCCAGAAAACGCCTCAATGGAGGATGGGTCCGTTAGGTGCGAAGACGCTGTGTAATGCGTGTGGGGTCCGGTTTAAGTCGGGTCGGCTTTTACCCGAGTATAGACCCGCTTGTAGCCCGACGTTTTCGACTGAGATTCACTCTAACTCACACAGGAAAGTGTTGGAGCTGCGACTGACGAAAACGGCGGATCAGGGTCAGGGTTGA
- the LOC106328793 gene encoding glycine-rich cell wall structural protein, translating into MESVIRERPSSNMVFLLFGIASVVLLLSSNNVNGLRDLKERDGSESRSMSGTTSSSVLDSKNFYTNVSTVGFENDLVGENCHANKSRKCEPRGGGVGGGGGGGGGGGGGGGGFRGGGGGGGGRGGGGRGGGWVGVGGSDGKGGGWGFGWGWGGDGHGGNGGRCWYPGCAKKNKGKS; encoded by the exons ATGGAGAGTGTAATAAGAGAGAGACCATCATCAAACATGGTGTTTTTATTGTTTGGTATTGCTTCTGTTGTGTTGTTGCTGAGCTCAAACAATGTTAATGGGTTACGAGACTTAAAGGAGAGAGATGGAAGTGAGAGTAGGTCTATGAGTGGTACTACGTCTTCAAGCGTTTTGGATTCTAAGAACTTTTATACGAATGTTTCGACCGTTGGGTTTGAAAATGACTTAGTTGGTGAAAATTGTCATGCAAACAAGAGTAGAAAATGTGAGCCACGAGGTGGTGGAGTAGGAGGTGGTGGGGGTGGAGGAG GTGGTGGTGGAGGTGGTGGTGGAGGATTTCGTGGCGGAGGTGGGGGAGGAGGAGGTAGAGGTGGCGGAGGTCGTGGAGGAGGTTGGGTAGGAGTAGGCGGAAGTGATGGGAAGGGCGGAGGATGGGGCTTTGGATGGGGATGGGGAGGTGATGGACACGGCGGAAACGGCGGTCGTTGTTGGTATCCCGGTTGTGCTAAAAAAAACAAAGGGAAGTCGTAG